In a genomic window of Sulfuricaulis sp.:
- a CDS encoding ATP synthase subunit C, producing the protein MYWLIGLITLSVLGLIGMGVYLQLYPVPRPRRWLRGVLGTNVFVFVGGLIGILFLGAQDVLAQTGAAAGAAEISTGLGLALIGIGVPTGLAAIGAGIAVGPVGAASLAIIAEKPEMFGRTLIYLGLAEGIAIYGLVVTILLLGKIG; encoded by the coding sequence ATGTACTGGCTAATTGGTCTGATTACGCTGAGTGTGCTGGGGCTGATCGGTATGGGAGTGTACCTGCAGTTGTATCCGGTACCACGTCCGCGACGATGGCTGCGGGGAGTACTCGGGACGAACGTGTTCGTCTTCGTGGGCGGTCTCATTGGAATTCTTTTTCTCGGTGCACAGGACGTGCTCGCGCAGACGGGCGCGGCCGCCGGTGCGGCTGAGATCTCGACTGGCCTCGGTCTGGCGCTGATCGGCATCGGAGTTCCCACGGGGCTGGCGGCAATCGGGGCGGGTATTGCGGTCGGTCCGGTCGGTGCCGCCTCGCTCGCGATCATCGCCGAGAAACCCGAGATGTTTGGCCGGACCCTGATTTACCTGGGTCTGGCGGAAGGTATCGCGATTTACGGTTTGGTGGTCACCATCCTGCTGCTCGGAAAAATCGGATGA
- a CDS encoding V-type ATP synthase subunit F has product MSVGTLPEGAETAATPTRIIALGSAALTEGFSLIGVETLPDATAEQLENLLADIIRHKQKALVFLEHNLARSQGPWLRHVREEGGRVVIAEVPPLHSPEEYHPQVEDVVRAILGAQALELKS; this is encoded by the coding sequence ATGAGTGTCGGCACTTTGCCAGAAGGCGCCGAAACCGCCGCGACACCCACGCGCATCATCGCGCTCGGCTCGGCGGCGCTGACCGAGGGTTTCAGCCTGATCGGTGTCGAAACACTGCCAGACGCGACGGCGGAACAACTGGAGAACCTGCTCGCCGACATCATCAGACACAAGCAGAAAGCCCTGGTGTTTCTGGAGCACAATCTGGCGCGCAGCCAGGGGCCCTGGCTACGGCATGTGCGCGAAGAGGGGGGGCGCGTCGTGATCGCAGAAGTGCCACCGTTGCATTCGCCCGAAGAGTATCACCCACAGGTGGAGGATGTAGTGCGTGCGATTCTTGGCGCACAGGCCCTGGAGCTGAAGTCATGA
- a CDS encoding V-type ATPase subunit → MGPASRYAYLHGRVSLMGARLLSETALANLSQVPADQETELLAAGGLKPPSEEQTVGAMRSLEQRLISSLLADIVVLTRALTGGARDFLIYWAYRFELSNLKTILRAKLYGESVATVREQLFDMGPFARLPVDELLRTDDVTELLRRLEGTPYADIARQGRRIYDEQHEPFALDAAVDRQYFAGLAKRSREAEGGGDPLRTLVGNLIDRINLLWLLRYRFAYGLPAGETYYLLIPAAYRLGGNELQRLSQLGSFEEVIANVPPPWGPLLEGAQSAAEVTLRLERDTWRLARSVMARGVFTTARAFAYLLLREKELRQIRAVVKGKRLGVAPDLVREAMGLEAA, encoded by the coding sequence GTGGGCCCCGCCAGCCGCTACGCCTATCTCCACGGGCGCGTATCGCTCATGGGCGCGCGCTTGCTGTCGGAGACGGCGCTGGCAAATCTCAGCCAGGTGCCGGCGGATCAGGAGACGGAACTTCTCGCAGCAGGTGGTCTCAAGCCGCCATCGGAGGAGCAGACAGTCGGCGCAATGCGCTCACTCGAACAGCGGCTTATCTCCAGCTTGCTTGCCGATATCGTGGTGCTGACGCGCGCGCTCACGGGAGGCGCGCGGGATTTTCTTATCTATTGGGCATACCGGTTTGAACTCAGCAATCTCAAAACAATACTGCGCGCCAAGCTGTACGGCGAGAGCGTGGCCACCGTACGCGAGCAGCTGTTCGACATGGGACCGTTCGCGCGTCTGCCCGTCGATGAATTGTTGCGCACCGATGACGTCACCGAGTTGTTGCGCCGGCTCGAGGGGACGCCCTATGCCGATATCGCGCGGCAGGGACGGCGCATCTATGACGAGCAGCACGAGCCGTTCGCGCTCGATGCGGCCGTCGATCGCCAGTACTTCGCCGGTCTGGCCAAACGTTCCCGTGAGGCCGAAGGCGGCGGCGACCCGCTGCGCACGCTGGTCGGCAACCTGATCGACCGTATCAACCTGCTGTGGCTCCTGCGTTATCGCTTCGCCTACGGATTGCCGGCCGGCGAAACCTATTATCTGTTGATCCCGGCGGCCTATCGTCTTGGCGGAAACGAGCTCCAGCGTCTTTCGCAACTCGGCAGTTTCGAGGAGGTGATCGCGAATGTGCCTCCGCCCTGGGGACCGCTGCTCGAAGGAGCGCAATCGGCCGCCGAAGTGACCCTGCGGCTGGAGCGCGACACCTGGCGTCTGGCGCGCAGCGTCATGGCGCGGGGGGTATTTACGACGGCACGTGCGTTTGCCTATCTGCTTCTGCGCGAGAAGGAACTGCGTCAGATCCGTGCGGTGGTCAAGGGCAAGCGCCTCGGCGTTGCACCCGACCTCGTGCGCGAGGCCATGGGACTGGAGGCTGCGTGA
- a CDS encoding V-type ATP synthase subunit E: protein MNKQAQINELEAALIARAKALADEHLANAGRARDQVLADANERQHLREEREILAAKATAERTFRQRQQAAEIKQQEEIDRLRWNLVQNVMSRLTAELERLGNDEKNYLPLLRKLLAQSAGVFEEKDLVAELNARDHARLSGDWESFCRDAGVKQRITLAPDPVVSLGGVRVRNASDTIRVDNSFEGRQERLQEALHQVVMERLFASTAPIGAIIGG, encoded by the coding sequence ATGAACAAGCAGGCACAGATCAATGAACTCGAGGCTGCGCTGATCGCGCGCGCCAAGGCGCTCGCGGATGAGCATCTCGCGAATGCCGGACGTGCGCGCGATCAGGTGCTGGCGGATGCGAACGAACGCCAGCACCTGCGCGAGGAACGCGAAATTCTCGCTGCCAAGGCCACCGCCGAACGCACCTTCCGCCAGCGCCAGCAGGCCGCCGAAATCAAGCAACAGGAGGAAATCGACCGTCTGCGCTGGAATCTGGTGCAGAACGTGATGAGTCGACTAACTGCGGAACTCGAGCGGCTTGGCAACGACGAGAAAAACTATCTGCCGTTGCTGCGTAAGTTGCTGGCGCAGTCGGCCGGCGTGTTCGAAGAGAAGGATCTCGTGGCCGAGCTGAATGCGCGCGATCACGCGCGCCTGTCTGGGGATTGGGAGAGTTTTTGCCGCGACGCCGGGGTGAAGCAGCGAATCACGCTAGCGCCCGACCCGGTGGTAAGCCTCGGGGGTGTACGAGTGCGCAACGCCAGCGACACCATTCGCGTGGACAACAGTTTTGAGGGGCGCCAGGAGCGTTTGCAGGAGGCACTGCATCAGGTGGTGATGGAGCGTCTGTTCGCCTCAACCGCACCTATAGGAGCAATCATCGGTGGATAA
- a CDS encoding V-type ATPase 116kDa subunit family protein, protein MFKPLPMQRAALFMLSDDAPLAALTLAERGVFNPETTHLSANDLPEFPGESYRELYRSARSRLDKTLAHCSALKDELPMPAPRLVSEPELAALDEWLRAVWTECSKCQEGLRHFEEERKHIDQLLRAIDNFAALDIDLGLLVGSRRFIDVQIGTVPVAHVARLREALGIADYLVRPFLEIEGLTHLVVAGAAGKEDEARGVLQAAGWRAIEIPLELRERPDKARRDLQQRLDKVLEETDLQCRVIENTQKEFNDRLIEAQQVLAMVAPYAELGEALRARGGLVGIGGWVPRVDVASLRTALEERFDKRFVLSVRDPRPEERLQVPSVMRHVWFLRPIVQLVKTYGVPRYGEIDPTLLFAITFIAMYGMMFGDVGHGLSIALLGLALRKRLRQFTRFVVAIGLSSASFGLAYGSVFGYEEWLHPLWMSPLTDPTRMLTLALYWGIGFIVLTTLLNIRNRLADGDWEKALLDRGGLAGLLFYLGLLYAGFRYASGAEVGWLEGLVVLVPYAVIVGHIWHENAVSLGERILIVVIEGFETVVKYISNTLSFLRVAAFSLNHVALAIAVFTLAGMLDTAGHWITVVLGNVFIIGFEGAIVAIQVLRLEYYEGFSRFYSGDGREFRPLTLALGSPGKT, encoded by the coding sequence GTGTTTAAGCCCTTGCCCATGCAGCGTGCCGCCCTGTTTATGCTGAGTGACGATGCCCCGCTGGCGGCGCTGACCCTCGCCGAGCGCGGTGTTTTCAATCCCGAGACGACCCATCTCAGCGCCAACGACCTGCCCGAATTTCCCGGGGAGAGTTATCGCGAACTCTATCGCAGCGCACGCAGTCGCCTGGACAAGACTCTCGCGCATTGCAGTGCCCTGAAAGATGAATTGCCCATGCCGGCGCCGCGGCTTGTTTCCGAGCCGGAACTCGCGGCGCTGGACGAATGGCTGCGTGCCGTCTGGACCGAGTGCTCGAAGTGCCAGGAGGGGCTGCGCCACTTCGAGGAAGAGCGCAAGCACATCGATCAGCTGTTGCGAGCGATCGACAATTTTGCTGCGCTTGATATTGATCTGGGCCTGCTGGTCGGATCGAGACGTTTTATCGATGTACAAATCGGCACCGTCCCGGTCGCCCATGTTGCCAGGCTCAGGGAAGCGCTGGGGATTGCAGATTATCTGGTGCGGCCGTTTCTGGAGATCGAGGGTCTGACCCACCTGGTGGTGGCGGGGGCCGCGGGCAAGGAAGACGAGGCGCGTGGAGTACTGCAGGCGGCCGGTTGGCGCGCCATCGAAATTCCTCTTGAATTGCGCGAGCGGCCGGACAAGGCACGACGCGATTTGCAACAGCGGCTTGACAAGGTGCTGGAAGAAACTGATTTGCAGTGCCGCGTGATTGAAAACACGCAAAAGGAATTCAATGACCGCCTGATCGAGGCGCAGCAGGTGCTGGCCATGGTTGCGCCTTACGCCGAACTCGGCGAGGCATTGCGCGCGCGCGGCGGCCTCGTGGGAATCGGTGGTTGGGTACCGCGTGTCGATGTAGCGTCGCTGCGCACCGCGCTGGAAGAACGCTTTGACAAGCGTTTCGTGCTAAGCGTGCGTGACCCGCGGCCGGAAGAACGTTTGCAGGTCCCGTCGGTGATGCGGCACGTGTGGTTTTTGCGTCCGATTGTACAGCTGGTCAAGACCTACGGTGTGCCGCGCTACGGCGAAATCGACCCGACGCTGTTGTTCGCCATCACCTTTATCGCCATGTACGGCATGATGTTTGGCGACGTGGGACACGGCTTGTCGATCGCGCTGCTTGGTTTGGCGCTGCGCAAGCGCCTGCGGCAGTTCACACGCTTCGTCGTTGCCATCGGCCTGTCCTCGGCCTCGTTTGGACTCGCCTACGGGAGCGTGTTCGGCTACGAGGAGTGGCTGCATCCCCTGTGGATGTCACCGCTGACAGATCCGACCCGCATGTTGACGCTGGCGCTCTACTGGGGCATCGGGTTCATAGTACTGACGACCCTGCTGAACATCCGTAACCGGCTGGCTGACGGCGACTGGGAAAAGGCCTTGCTCGATCGCGGCGGACTCGCCGGGCTGCTGTTTTACCTGGGCTTGCTGTATGCCGGGTTCCGCTATGCGTCCGGGGCGGAGGTGGGCTGGCTCGAAGGGCTGGTGGTGCTGGTTCCGTACGCGGTCATTGTCGGTCATATATGGCATGAGAACGCCGTTTCCCTGGGAGAGCGGATATTGATTGTGGTCATAGAAGGCTTCGAGACGGTGGTGAAATATATTTCCAACACGCTTTCATTTTTGCGTGTCGCCGCTTTCAGCCTGAATCACGTGGCCTTGGCGATAGCGGTGTTTACCTTGGCCGGGATGCTCGACACGGCCGGCCACTGGATAACGGTGGTACTGGGAAACGTTTTTATTATCGGCTTCGAGGGGGCGATTGTCGCGATCCAGGTGTTGCGTCTTGAATACTACGAGGGCTTTTCGCGGTTCTACAGCGGCGATGGCCGAGAGTTCCGGCCATTGACGCTGGCCCTGGGAAGCCCGGGAAAGACGTAA